The sequence CCATTCATTCCGTCTGAGGTGGGAAAAGTCCCAAAAGCAGATTTAAGGAACCTGGATTTTGGTTGCTATCTTGCTCTGGATTTACTGTGCGACTTTAACTAAATCCTTTAACTTCTCTACATTTGTTGATTCATCTGCCTGCTGAGAGAGCATGAAATGAAGGAATAAGAGTAAAGTGCCTCTAATATCATAAGAGACCGAATGAATTTCATTAAGCACATGTTAGCCACAGTAAAGCAATTAGCTAGTGCTACTACACATTGTATAGGTGAGATACTTGGACTTCCAAGAGGTTCTGTCATTCACAGGCTCTCGTATGTTTCCTGAATGAGGCATTAATTATCACACTAAGGACCCCCTTCACTGTGACCTGCTTGAGGGAAGAAATTACATCttactcttttaaatatatttttattgatttcagagaggaatggagatggaaacatcaattctgagagagaatcattggtcagctgcctcctgcacgccccactggcTGGGCCATCTTACTTTTATTTGTATCCCACTACCTCACGCATTGCAAACACTCAATAGATATTTAATGAATAGAGGATGGAAGAAACCTATGGGATTATTTTATGAAAAGAGCTTAggagacaaacaaaaactcatagacacaggaaGCAGTATGGTGGTcatcagagggaagtgggtggagGTAGTTAAGgttaaagggggtcaaatatatagtgacagaAGAGGATTTGACTCtgggtagtgggcacacaatgcaattatacagatggtgtatcatagaaatgtacatttgaagCATATATAATCtaattaactaatgtcaccccaataaatttatttttttcaaagagttAGAAGGACAGTTGTCATTACAAGCATCAAACTGGAGATGCAAAGCCTGTGTTGGATGCTACAAAATGGGAGGTCTCCCAAGTTCCAGGCTGGATGAGATTCCTTGGAGTGTCACTTCTCTCCCGAATTCCCCTGGACCCTAAATACTTTCCTCATGGCATTTTTGACCTCATTGTTCCTCAGGGTGTAGATCAGAGGGTTCAGCAAAGGTGGCATGACAATGTTAAAGAGGATGACAAGTTTGTCAGCAGCCAGGGTGGTAGACGGACGAATGTACATGAACATGGGGGGCACAAGGACCAAAATTACGGTGACGATGTGTGAGCCACATGTGGACAGAGCTTTGCGGCGGCCCTCGGATGACTGGCTTCTCAGGTTTAGTAAGATGACCACATAGGACACAATAAGGATGATGAAACACACTAAAGAGAGAATGCCACTGTTGGCCACCACAATGAGCCCCACTACATAGGTGTCTGCACAGGCCAGCTTCAGCAAGGGATGGACATCACAGAAAAAGTTGTCAATCTCATTGGGCCCACAAAAGGGCAGCTGCACTGTGAGGAGGGTCTGCAGGATGGAATGGAAGAAGCCAGCCACCCAGGAGGCCGCTGCCAGCAAACCACACTTCCGGCGATCCATAATGGTTATGTAGTGCAGGGGCCTGCAGATGGCCACATAGCGATCATAGGCCATGGCTGTGAGGAGGAAGATCTCAGTGCCGCCAAAGAAGTGGGCAGAAAAGAGCTGGGTCATGCAGCCATTGAAGGAGATGGTCTTGCGCTCCACGAAAGTGTCAGCGATCATCTTGGGCGTGGTAGCGGACGGATAGCACACGTCAGCGAAAGACAAGTggctgaggaagaagtacataGGAGCACGCAGGGTCTTGCTGGcattgatggtgatgatgaccaTGAGGTTCCCCAGGACAGTGAGCATGTGGAAGAGGGAGAAGACCACGAAGCACACATGCTGTAATTCCCTGCTCTGGAAAAGGCCGAACAACACAAACTCAGTCACGTTGTTCTTGGTGCCCATGGATTCTCTGCCCTTAGCATCAACAAAGTGGTTAGCTCTGCAATAACACAAATTATGTGATATAAGAAAATTTCCCAAATCCCGGGAGTCAGAAAACTGTCCTCAGGTCTAATAATGATTCTAACACCCAATTTCAATAGGCGAGAGGGGCTCCCCACACCTACAAGCAATTCTCAGACACCATCTGGGAGTCCTACAACTCAACTCAATTTTTTACATTACCTGGAGATATAGCATCAAGTCCCACAAGTTAAGGGTAAAGTACTAcaatgcgcgcgcgcgcgtgcgagcgcgcacacacacacacacacacacacacacacacacacctgtatgCTTCTGACCTAATTGTCATAGATTGGAGGCTCCAATGACTCCCTCCTTGGCCTCCACTAATTTTCTAGTGCGGAAATCAGAGAAAGATTTGGCTTACAAGactaccagtttattataaaagtatataGAACTCAGGAATGGCCAAGTGGAAGAGATACATGGAGCAAGGTATGTGAGCTTCCATGATCTCTGAGCACATCATTCTCCAACTCTCCACCTGTTCACCActggaagctctccaaaccccACCTTTTGGATGTTTATAGAGGCTTCATTACTTAgtcatgattgattaaatcatagGTCATTGGTGATCATCAACCTAGGCCCCTATCCTTAGATAATCTACGGGCATTCCAAAGGTCACCTCATTAGCATGACGAAAGACCCTTTATATTAATCACTGGTCAGGAAATTCCAGGGGTTTTAGAAGCTCTGTGCTACATATgtggacaaagaccaaatatatatttcttattaaaaaatcacaatatcacaagtCTCCAGCTATGCTTTATACTAACTGTGAACTTTGACAAATCAATTAACTTTTCAGAACCTcattttcaaagtttaaaaaggTAAGGATATCTGTCCCTTTCTCTGTGTTCTATTGTCCCTGGTATATACCATCTTCATGGTGTCAGTGACACTGTTCTGTAATTGTTCATTTACTGGCCTACTCTCCTCACTAGGCTGCAAGTTGCTTGAGAGCAAGGCTCCCGACCACTTGACTCTAGACAATGTTCACTATCTAGCACATGGTATGCATTTAGTAAATGCTTGTGAAATAAGGAATTAATAAATACCTGCCCGGTCCACCAACCATGTCCAAAAATAAACTCCTGATCTTTCCCCTAAAACATATATTTCTGAAAGGCTTCTATCTCAGTTGTTAGCAAGCCCAACTTTCTGAATTCTCAGCCTAAAAATCTTAGTCATCCTGATTCCTCTTTCCTCACATCTCACATCTAATCAATTAAGAACTCCTGCTGTTTTTACCTCCACAAGAACATACCCTCACCACCTCCATAGCTTCCATCCTGTTCTGAGCCACAGTCACCTCTCCCTAGCTTGCTAACTGATGTCCCTAATTCTCCTCCTAACACATACCCTACCATGAGTCTAATCTCATCACAATAATCAGAGGGCTCCCTCAAAGCCCTACAATGAGTGTACATCCCATTCTGAGTAAAATCCAGAACCTCTGCCATGACACAGGGGCCCTTCAGAATCTGATCTAACCTGTCTCCTCCCACTGTCCCCTTTCCCTGCTTTCCAAGTACACTGGCCTCCATGATATTCAAAACACCTCAGGCATGCTGCCACCTTAGGAACTCTGCACTGGTTGTAACTTCAACCCAGAATATGCTTCTCCTAGATGTCTATTGGCTAATTCCCTCGCCTTCCTGAAATCTTTGTGCAAATAACACTTCTCAGAGGACATTTGATCACTCTGTTTAAAACTGCAACCTctccagagggaaggcagggatggtaagagatcaaccaaaggacttgtatgcatggacacagacagtaggagggtgagggcatgtgctggggggtgggagtggacaGTGAGAGGtccacagggggtgggggagggagaagacatatgtaatactttcaacaataaagaatttaaattaaatatatatataaatataaataaaattgtaatctCTCAGCATTCCAAATTGCCCTTACCCTGttatgctttttcttcttttccatcacgcacattgctttcaaatatattacattatttatttattataattatactttATTATCTACTCCCACCACTAAAATATGAGCTCCAGGAGGCAGGGTTCATTGTCTGTTTGGTTCTCTAATACATTCCAAGTGCTTAGAACACTGCCTGGTACATTGTAGGTGCTCCATTAATATTTcttgattaaatgaaaaaataaatgatagttatAGAAGTCAAAAATAATGATACCAACCTACACATACATAAGACTTTATAATTGTACATAACCTTATTTCACTGAGCTAATGTTTACTGGCACTAACCTGTGCCAGACACAGGGTTCGCTCCTTGCACACATTAGCTCAAATCAGCACAAACACATTTGGAAATGTACTTGATTGATTCCCTCCTCTTATATTGGCAGCAtcaaaatatagttattttctcCAGATCACACATTGTCATAACAAACACCCACAACTCCTTCTTCATGCCACAGCTAAAACGCTATATGTGGAACACACTTTGTTATCTAGAAACTATGAGGTCCCATGCTAACGTCTAGCCTGGAATATGGATAGTGTCAGAACACAGACCAGAGACAGACCTGGGAAAATGATGAAAGCGTGTTGACCAAATAAATGAACGAATAAGTAAATCCATAAGTAAGTGTTTCATATTCTAAGTAATTTGTGCCGATAAATGATTATAAGATTTTAAACTGTTTCAATTCAACAGAGATTTCCGAGCCCACTAAATGCCAACAAAGATTGTCACTGACCCTTATATGCCTAGGACCGTATCAAAGGCTTTTCTCAACAGGGCTGTTGTAAGGATAAAATAAGATGTTTTTTAAGCCAGGCGGAGAGATGTGTTGACATTAGGAAGTCGGCTTCAGGCCTTCTCTTCTCGGTACGTCAATCAATAAACTTGGAAAAATGCAGTAACTTCTACCATGAGCACAACTTTATACTCTAGTACATGGTCTCCCTCTATAAATTTCTGAACAATTTTTCTTAAGGTCAATTCTTTAAAATGGGAAGGCTGAGGTGAATGGCATGAATATTTTTAGGGTCAAGGGCAGGTGGGTAGAAAGTgggaacaaaggaagaaaaatcccACAGAACTGCCTCTGAGCACTGCTTTTATCACATCTTGTTACTGCGGCTGCAGAAATATCAAGTCAAATTACACTTGTTAATAGCAGGAAAGTAGAGGATCCTCCATTGTTATAAGGACTTAGATAGGTTCCAGTCTCTGCATCTTAGGAGACAggatcctggggtgggggggcggtcaCAGAGGTCTGAGAGGAACAACGAAAGTGCCTGAGGCGCAGCGTCACTGAGGTTGGCACAAAGGATTTGACTCAGGGCTGAAATCAGATGCAGCTGGAAATGAGGAGAGCAGAGCAATGAGACGGCCCAAGGCAGGAACGAGGAAATAACGGTCATCTCCCGTGATACTCTGCCCAGGCTTATGAAGCATCTCCCTCTCCCAGAAATTTCCCATgggaaatatatgtattttacagCAAATTTCTTCttctattcttttctaaaattctgAAAATGGTCTGATCAAATGATTACATTTACCCACAAGATAGATAGGAGAGATAGCCCTAGTCCTGCTACTGAAAGAGAATGCTATAACCGAAAATAACATAACCATTGTGTATACCCCAAAAACAAATTTGAACAGGTAGGTACCCTATTGGATGATAAATAAATTTTAGCATATTTTGCTTGTATTCAGTCTCGCAGTAAGTATAAAACATGCTCATTGTTTCTATCGGGTCCTCCTTAACACTCCAAAAAGAACCAATAAGGACGTTCTGCCCTAAGACCCAGTGCCTGCATGGGACTGCACAGCAGATGTCCAGGGAGGGGATAGCATCACAGCAAGACGCCAGGCGCTGGAGCCCGATCCCATGggctgaatcccagctctgccactccccAGCTGAATGACACTTGGCAATTATTTAACCTCTGGGAAATGCATCTTCCTCATATTCAGATGGAACTAGTAGTACATATCTCCTAGATGGTCAGCGTGATACACAGTAACATTATGGTGAATTTCTGTCAATTGagcaaacatttcttaaaaatctgAATAAGATGTACACATCATTTTATATTCAGCTTTTTCTCTTAACACTTTATTTCCCCCAAGGTAATCATCTTCCAAAGATGTTTTAAATGGtgcattattaaaaaaataccataacTTATTTGACCATTTCTCTATTTATGAGCTTTTATGTTACTCCCTGTTTTATACTATAGTACATGACCCTCCTCTATAAATTTCTGGACAATTTTCCTTAGATCAATTCTTCAAAATGGGAAGTCTGAGGTGAAGGGCATGAATACTTTTAGGGTCCAGATAGAATCTCATGAGTATGAAGACAGTCATTCGCTCTTTCAGTAATTAGGAAAGACACTGATTAAAGAACAATCATTAACTCTCAACCCAGACTACTCTTCTCCAACCTAAACATCTTCAAACACCTGCAACCTCTCCTCCATGGACTTATTTCTGTCCTTGTTTGACCCTCTTTTGTACTGTACAAATTCCTCACACCATCCATAAGCCGTGAACACACCCTCAGACCTCAGCGTCTGTGAGCACCTGAACAAGACTGAACAGAATACCAACAGGACTGCCCACTTCCTGCAGTTCATGCTGCTGCCTCCAGGTGGAGCTGCTGTGGGTCAGGCACGTTCATGAGTTTCACTCCTTATGTTAGTCCACACTCATCACAACCCTTTAAGATAATTATTAATATTCTCACTTTATAGGTGAGAAAAAGGAAGCTCAAAACATTTGGAGTTTGAgtggcttgctcaaggtcacagatgGCAAACGCCACAACAGGAGTTACAACTAAATCTGGGAGACACTGGCATGTCTCATTGTCGGAGAGTTCCCCCATTGCAATAGTCCCTTCTCCCTGTTGTAACCCCTCCCCTTGCAATGCCTCTTTGCTACACCCTCCTACCTGCTCAAGTCTCCCACTACTGAAACTTCAGAAAGATTAACATTGGACTTGGAAATGCCCAAAGGAGGCAGGATGACACCATGAAGGGGGCATTGGTCTGGTAACCAAAACCCTCCGATTTTAGTCCAACTTTGTCACTGGTGACTAAGTGACCACAAACAACACCCTCCCTCTGTGTGGTGCTCTATTTCCCCCATCCGTAGATTCTAGGCTGGAAaattagaaatacaaaaaaaataatttcactgaTAATGATAGTCAATACTCGATGAACTTCAAAATAACTAGAAAGCAGATAAGTAGTTTTACATCATATCCCTCTCACCACCTTGCCTGAGGATCCTGGGGACTGAGGTTTACATTACATTTGTCATGCCTTGCACTGAATTTGATCTCTCACCAGTTTTCAGATACCTTCTCTGTCTTGAAAGTGAAAGGAAATTTGCAATTTAGGAACATTTCTACCTAAAAAGGTTAAAGTGTAAATAAGCCTTTCAAGCTCCAGTATCAGGGGattcatttatatgaaacaaTGCCTTGCCATTGGGGAAAGGGCACCATGACCATACCTTAGTGAAACACACTCTGGAATTGCTCTAATTTCCAAAAAGTTAATGTGGTGTCGAGGTCCACGCCATGGGCAGCCCAGGGGAAGGCTGGGGAACTCAGCAGCCTGCAGCCTTGATCTGGGCGCTCACAGGACAAGCCTCTGAATAATAAACTATGTGTGTGAGATCACGCTCTGAGCTTGAGCAGCTCCACAGGTAGAGGGCACGGTAACCACAGCAGTACATCATTTGCTTGTATTTATTGAGCAATGCTGTATGCCAGGCCCTGCACAGGGCACTTTAAATGCATCTTCTCACTTAATCCACTGAGCATCATTTTGCTGGTATGACTGTTCCTATTTTTTCAGCTGAGGAAAATGAGGATTAGAGAAAAATGAGTGGCTTGGCCAAGTTCTCACACCAGTAAGGGTTAGAAGCAGAAACGCAAGCCAGTGCCCCTCTCTTCAAAGCTGTCTTCTCAGGCTCTACAGAGCGCACTCCCGACCAGGGCAGTGTGAGCATCTGACCACCTCCTAAGAGGACCTGTTCTCAGCAGCTAAGCTATGAGCAAGAAAATGACTGAAGGAGGAGTCTAATGCTGCCATGGAgatctaaagggaaaaaaattatatttatgaggTAGGCAAAAGTAAgattacagttattcatatgaaaaatcaagcaataattaatacataataatactcTTGTATTATTGAAActatgtttcatgtactcacaactgtaaacgtacttttgccccatccatatatctgtgtgtgtgtgtgtgtgtgtgtgtatcaactCACGCTTGATGCATTTGAAGGTAAGAACCAGAGAATATTCAGACACTGTTCAGCAAGACTTCCATCTGGGCACTGAGCACAAaacagagagaaagcaagcaaGTAAGAGCATCTGTTTTCTGTAAGGATCCTTGATCGGTGCAGGTTTATTCTAGCCAGAGAGTCCTCAAAAGACCAGAGCCTACAGGGCACTCACCTTAGTGAGCTGCAGCCTCCACAGCTGAGCAGCACAAGTCAGGGAATCTGGCCAGAGCACAGAAGGGTTGCCATCAACTTTTAAGCACAGAGGGTTTGGGGAAGCTCGTGTGGAATCACCCCAGCCAAAGCCATTGCCAAACGTGAACACCTCTGCTTTGGAGGCTATGGCGCATTCATGGTTAGCAAAAGTTCCTTGAGGCTTGCTAATTAGACCCCAGGGCATTACCTCCCAATTAAAGGAGTGGGCCATGGAGACAGCCATACCCTCTTGTCACACTAACTTAGTGGTTCAGACCAATTTTAGGGGACAAGGGAGCCGCTGCATGTATCCTCGCTTTGGATTTCTACACTGAATCACCCCAATCTCACTCATTCAACAATAGATATTAAGCAGCAGCTACTATATAAAGGGCATGGTTTTGTGCCACTTATGTGGGGAAATAAGCTGGTGTCAAATATGTTTGTTGttgtgctggcgaggatgcggagaaaaaggaaccctcatgcactgctggtggaaatgcagattggtgcagccactgtggagaacagtacggtgttttcctcaaaaaattaaaaacgggactgccatttgacccagtaacaccacttctaggaatatatcccaagaaaacagaaacaccaatcagaaaggatatgtgcatccctatgttcatagcagcacaatttaccatagctaagatttggaaacagcctaagtgcctatcagcagatgagtggattagaaaactggtacatctacacaaaggaatactacgcTGTAAaacagaaggaattcttaccatttgcaatagcatggatggaactggagagccttatgctaagcaaaataagccagttagagaaagataaatatcacatgatctcactcatttgtggaatataatgaacagcataaactgatgaacaaaaatacaaccagagtcatagaagcatccaatagactgtccaacctatgagggaaggcgggagggaagggggtaagagatcaacctaaggacttgtatccatgcatatgagcataaccaatggacacagatggggggggggggggagaggggagggcatgtgctgtgggttggggacagctggggaggggtcaatgggggagaaaggagacttacgtgcattaaacaataaagaacttaaattttttaaaaaatatgtttgttgttttttaagtagcAGAGACAAGTTTGAACTAAGCTAGATTTTGCCTACTTCCCTATGTTAACATGGCACTTGGAAAGTGTTTCCACCTGTGCAGAGAGTAAGACAGACAAGAGGCTTAAAAACATGGGCAAAGAGGTCAAGCTGGCTATACACCTGGTAGATACAGAACCTTTAACAACTTGGGATACCATTTTCTCACCTGCAATGTTTTGTTTCTCAGGTTTAAGGAAATCAATATACAATTCCACAATAATAACTGAAGATATTAACAACAACACCCCCAGCAAGTGGGAGTGTGATTAGATGTTTAAAAATCAGTACAAACAGATCTGAACAACATCTGAACCACTTTACCCTAACTGATATTTATAGAGCACTATGTTTTAAAACTAAAGAACATATTCTTTCAAGCAGACATGGTACATTCACCAAGATAGACCTTGTGTCGGGCCATGCAAGAAGCTGCAATAAATGTAAAAGGAATGACATCATTCATAGTATCATT is a genomic window of Myotis daubentonii chromosome 9, mMyoDau2.1, whole genome shotgun sequence containing:
- the LOC132242315 gene encoding olfactory receptor 4S1, translated to MGTKNNVTEFVLFGLFQSRELQHVCFVVFSLFHMLTVLGNLMVIITINASKTLRAPMYFFLSHLSFADVCYPSATTPKMIADTFVERKTISFNGCMTQLFSAHFFGGTEIFLLTAMAYDRYVAICRPLHYITIMDRRKCGLLAAASWVAGFFHSILQTLLTVQLPFCGPNEIDNFFCDVHPLLKLACADTYVVGLIVVANSGILSLVCFIILIVSYVVILLNLRSQSSEGRRKALSTCGSHIVTVILVLVPPMFMYIRPSTTLAADKLVILFNIVMPPLLNPLIYTLRNNEVKNAMRKVFRVQGNSGEK